The nucleotide window atgtaatttaaagttaccatgtgGTGGAAATGGAAATTGTGACGTTAGTTCAACAAGTGCATTCTCGAGTACTTTACTATCATGTGCAGTATCTTCCCAACCAGCATCAACAAAGGTAAATctcatatcaaaatcacaagcacataagacattttgtgatgttcttTCTTTGTGATTACGATATGCTTGTTGCACCGCTTTAGGAACCtccccttctatatatgttctatcaatcgcaccaacacaatcctaccaaataaaaaatacatcaatattagtttagtgaacataaaataaattggaagcattatagaatgcacttcatcaaaataatgtttgtaagagtaataaaaatagtgtttccaagacaatgcaaagtcataaaataaatattatctctttaaacaaagttgataggaaatatgtaactaaatactaataacttacacataaaatataaatgtgcacttattaaggccataaaataaatttattaatgtgattgaaattttactttaaaccaaggccaaaatcgagtattatgtcgaattttggaatgtacaccagtcatattttttggttgtataaatgttggtgccatcttgctaattgcctgcaactattttaacatgccggttaattatttcaagtgaatgttgaaaagtttcacTTGCTGAGCGTTGACTATCATTTCGTGCAATGATGGTTAGAAAAATACCCAAAGCCTCCTCAATTTAAACCCGCGTGGTCCGATGCTCAATTGGCAACAAgttattttgtttgataaaacTAACAAGCTGACAAAATGtttcggtgagaataataaattttaaaaagtaatgatgtgattataaattttatttacatatgaaataaatggttagtagatataaatgtggggttgttttaacaaaatataaactcatggatcaattattgtattaaaatatctcaaaccatgatatggaatcaccatataattccatatcatggtttttggagaatatggtatcacctctcatgatatggaatcatgagatggaatcagcgtaaaatcgcatgtccaaacgctgattccatctcacaataccatatcgtgatatagTATCGCATGACCAAACGCATACTAAATAATTAACTTCGAAACTAATGAAATTTCAAGGCAATTGGACCTATTATCTTTTTGGGCTTCATTTAGTGAAATGGGCCTCCAAAGTTCTCcaattatttcataaaatctCCCATCTCCAAAATTACAAAACCCTAATAATCACCAACTCCGCTCGACATCTTCCGACCAGTCATTTCGAAGGTAGATATCAATTTCCATGGCGAGTCACttattattttcaacatttttttttcaatttcctaaaTTTTGGTTAGTAATACAGGAACAAAGTTGATCAAATGTCGCTCGGAGAAATCGCCTGCACTTATGCATGTTTAATCCTCAACGATGAGGATATTCCGATCACAGTATGTTTCTCTTTGacataatcatttttttcttcaactttgtttATGGTTATGTAAATCTAACTGAATTTAATGTTTCAATTTTTGCTTTTAATAGGCagataaaatttcaactttGGTGAAAACTGCAAATGTAACAGTAGAACCTTACTGGCCTTTACTGTTTGCTAAGCTTGCTGAGAAGAAAAACCTTGGTGATCTTATCGTGAATGTTGGTGCTGGTGGCGGCGGTGGTGGTGCCGCAGTTGCTGTTGCAGCTCCAGTTGGTGGAGCTGCTGCTGCGGCTGCTCCTGCTGCTGAGGAAAAGAAGGTGAATGAGAAGGAAATTAATGGTGATTAGTTTTATATGAAGTTGTTTTGAAATGTGTATGAATTAATGTGTTTTTGTTGGTGATGTTAACAGGAGGAACCTAAGGAAGAAAGTGATGATGATATGGGATTCAGTCTTTTCGATTAGGAGCTTATGTTGGTATTAAATAGGTCTTCCTTGAGAGAGCATTTTGTTATGTTAGATGTAATTGAGGTTATGGATTTACGTTATGATAGTGTTTGGGAtacatttttgttttgatatcGGCAAATGCATTGGCAAACTTGTTAGGTATTTGATTTTTAGCATCTTGGAAAACGATGCTTCGTGAAGTATAGCATTTGATCAAATTACCAGGGGATCGTCATCCATGTCGTCTGATGAAGCaccttttaacttatttttagttaCCAGAtggtttattttgttaaaatttctTTGTCGTTTGTGTGCATATTATTACTTTAGGTGTTATTTCTATACTCTATGAATGGAGTCTAGAATCTGGCTTCAAATATGTTCATTAATGAGTAGACGAGCTATTTATTGCTCAAGACAAGTATGTGATATTTGAAGATTAGAATTGATATAAGTACCTAAGAGAGAACTTGTCCAATCACTTTTCTGCAGTGTAGCATGCTCTGCATACTGTGTTTTTTGCACACTCTATCTATATCATAGAAAACATTGTGATACATGTGTGGATTAACCTCTCTTTAAAGTGTTATATCCTGTGGTCTCTACTTAGCGGTCTGCTTGCCAGTGTATGCTATGTATAGACTATAGACTCGTGATTCTATCGGAGAAGAAAAGATACCATGATTTCTTTCCATCTGCCTAAACTTACATCTATAGAGCACTTGGTTTCTATGTTGGTGGGGGTAACATGTACCAAGTGGAATAGTGGAGGTGTGTGCAAGCTGACTTTGACACCACcattataaaattaaaggaaaagtaaggaaaagagaaaagtaGACTCATGATCCGCGACAtttctatatattaatttt belongs to Solanum stenotomum isolate F172 chromosome 1, ASM1918654v1, whole genome shotgun sequence and includes:
- the LOC125876889 gene encoding 60S acidic ribosomal protein P1-like; this encodes MSLGEIACTYACLILNDEDIPITADKISTLVKTANVTVEPYWPLLFAKLAEKKNLGDLIVNVGAGGGGGGAAVAVAAPVGGAAAAAAPAAEEKKEEPKEESDDDMGFSLFD